The genomic interval CATGCTTTTGGGCGGGGTGGCGTAGGTGCTGTTTGGGGCTCAAAAAATCTGAAAGCAATTGTAGTTAAAAATGGAAAACTAAAAACTACAGTACATAATCCAAAATTGCTTAAAAATTACTCAAAATCAGCACTTGATAAAATCAAGGCATTGCCTGTAACGCGTTCAGCATTTCCACTATTTGGCACTGCCGGTGTTTTGCATGTTACAAACAGTTTAAGCATGTTGCCTATCAGAAATTTCAAATACGGTCAACATGAGGAAGCACCTAAATTGGGCGGAGAGGCTATCAGAAAAGAAATTCTGGACAAAACAAGTGCTTGCTATGCCTGCACCATTCGTTGCCGCAGATCTACCAAAACTGGCAAAATGAAAGGGAAAGGGCCTGAATACGAATCAGTTTGGGCACTGGGAGCTAATTGCGAAATTTTCGATTTGAAAAAAGTAACCGAAGCAAATTACTATTGCAACAAATTAGGAATAGATACTATTTCGATGGGCGTAACTATTTCTTGCGCCATGGAATTGCAGGAAAAAGGATTGTTCCCTTATGAAAATGTAAAATTTGGGAATGATGAGATTATTACCGATTTAGTAAAAAAAACAGCCCTGCGTGAAGGCATTGGCAACGATTTGGCTGAAGGTTCGAAACGTCTCGCTGAAAAATATGGTGATGCAGAGGTTGCTATCCATGTTAAGGGTCTGGAGCTTCCTGCTTACGATCCAAGAGGAGCAATGGGTCATGCTTTAGGATATGTAACTAGCAATCGCGGAGGTTGCCATCTTACGGGCTACCTTGCCGCTATGGAATTGTTCAGCGCACCAAAACGAATTCCACGCTTCACGATTAGTGGTAAAGCTGATTTGCTTGTTTTGAAACAAAATCAAAGTGCCATTGAAGACAGTCTCGTCAATTGTAAATTTTCGGGCTATGCCCTTGGTTTTGATTTTCACTCACGTTTTGCAAGCGTAATCACAGGTTACGATTATAATACTACTGAGCTTTTAAGAATTGGTGAAAGAATTTACAACCTGGAACGTATTTTTAATATTGATGCCGGAATTGAGAAAGAGCAGGACAAACTACCTGAACGATTTATAAAAGAACCTTTTAAGGAGGGATTGTCGAAAGACAGGGTTGTTCCTGTAGCAAAAATGTTGAAGGAATATTATGCTGTTAGGAATTGGGACGAAAATGGAATTCCGACAATTGAAAAAAGAAAAGAATTAGAAATAATTTAATAAGTGAAAATGACCATAGATAAAGAAACATTCAGAAGCTTCGATTTAGTAGGAAAAGACTTAAGTAACAGAGGATTAATTAGCAGCCATTCGGGAAATATGTCGATGATAAGTGGTGGAAAAATTATTATTACAAGACGCTCGGCTATGTTGGGCTGGTTGCAACCCGAAGACTTGGTAGTCATAGACCTAAAGGAGGAAGATGCCCACAGCGGATTAATTGCAAGTACCGAAGCAAACGTCCACCGAAATATTTATAAAGAAACCGATGCCATGGCAATAGTACATTCGCATAGTCCTTGCAGCACAGCATTGTCGATGATTGAAGATGAAATTACCTGCATAGATGCCGAAGGTATGTTTTTGTATAAAAAGATTCCTGTTGTTGAATGCGATATTCCAGTTGGATCTTATGAGGTTGCTGAAAAAATTGCACAGCCTCTAAAGAACTATCCTGCTGCAATAGTCAGGAGCCATGGTATTTTTGCAAAAGGGACAACTCTCGAAGATGCTTTAGGGGTGGTTACCGGAGTAGAACAATCGGCAGATATTAGATACAGGATACACCTTCTCGGCAAACCCTTAATTCGGGATTATTCTAAAGAAAAAGGTTTTTCTGATTGGTAAATTCAAATTTTTATTTCAAAAACAGATAGTTTTTTTGTTTATATCAGACTATGTCTGTTCAGCCTAATTAATATTTATCTAATAAAATAAATTTTTTAAGTAATTTTGAAACTGAAAT from Bacteroidota bacterium carries:
- a CDS encoding aldehyde ferredoxin oxidoreductase family protein, producing the protein MKGVFNKIYSVNLSKKTAELIQIADDIYHKYLGGRGLGVKIFTDKVNPKIDPLSADNAIVLTTGPITGTSVSTSGRMSLVTKSPLTGGIFYSNTGGNFGFNMKRCGIDGVLIVGKSEKPSYLLLDGDNKLEIKDATDLWGLDAEQTHEKLLELEGKKARTLEIGPAGENLVRISSIMNDADHAFGRGGVGAVWGSKNLKAIVVKNGKLKTTVHNPKLLKNYSKSALDKIKALPVTRSAFPLFGTAGVLHVTNSLSMLPIRNFKYGQHEEAPKLGGEAIRKEILDKTSACYACTIRCRRSTKTGKMKGKGPEYESVWALGANCEIFDLKKVTEANYYCNKLGIDTISMGVTISCAMELQEKGLFPYENVKFGNDEIITDLVKKTALREGIGNDLAEGSKRLAEKYGDAEVAIHVKGLELPAYDPRGAMGHALGYVTSNRGGCHLTGYLAAMELFSAPKRIPRFTISGKADLLVLKQNQSAIEDSLVNCKFSGYALGFDFHSRFASVITGYDYNTTELLRIGERIYNLERIFNIDAGIEKEQDKLPERFIKEPFKEGLSKDRVVPVAKMLKEYYAVRNWDENGIPTIEKRKELEII
- a CDS encoding fuculose phosphate aldolase; the encoded protein is MTIDKETFRSFDLVGKDLSNRGLISSHSGNMSMISGGKIIITRRSAMLGWLQPEDLVVIDLKEEDAHSGLIASTEANVHRNIYKETDAMAIVHSHSPCSTALSMIEDEITCIDAEGMFLYKKIPVVECDIPVGSYEVAEKIAQPLKNYPAAIVRSHGIFAKGTTLEDALGVVTGVEQSADIRYRIHLLGKPLIRDYSKEKGFSDW